One window of Phycisphaeraceae bacterium genomic DNA carries:
- the hscA gene encoding Fe-S protein assembly chaperone HscA, translated as MEATKPATPIAVGIDLGTTNSLVAVCDERGPRVIEDEAGRALLPSVVRYNDDGGVVVGHEAKLYAHEFPAATVSSAKRLMGRSASDARKSEAFVPFRIVAGENDTARIQVSRGDREEVHTPQEIAAVILRELRQRASKALGVEASRAVITVPAYFDDAQRQATKDAGRLAGLDVIRIVNEPTAAALAYGLGAGTSEESSGERIIAVYDLGGGTFDVSILRITPARNQGETSFFEVLATAGDTHLGGDDADHALMTFLLGGDPAGLFPADRRILKNEAESLKIRLSEHEAVNSEFAIAGRTLSRLVTREQYEKLISPLVDRTIEHCRRAIADAARTLKSESPPAIERVIMVGGMTRTPLVRRRIGEFFHLEPYIAVDPDQVVALGAAVQASILTGRTKGALLLDVIPLSLGIETVGGAVAKLIVRNSTVPAKASEFFSTSVDNQTSIRLSVFQGEREMAADCRKLGEFHVRGIPPMPAGIPQLEVRFLVDSSGVLNVSAHERRSGKRAALQVIPNHGLTREEVDRMELESYAHAREDMQRHRIVDLIANSKLDLKWIGERFERFKDILEPENRVELQRRMEALRDFVQSAEAQWDSVNADEFHRAKEALDRASMRLQEVGIAMSLKAEGRKI; from the coding sequence GTGGAGGCCACCAAACCCGCAACTCCGATCGCCGTCGGAATCGACCTGGGTACGACCAACAGCCTGGTTGCGGTGTGCGATGAGCGTGGTCCGCGCGTGATCGAGGACGAGGCGGGGCGGGCGCTCCTCCCAAGCGTGGTGCGGTACAACGACGACGGCGGGGTTGTGGTGGGACATGAGGCGAAGCTGTACGCGCACGAGTTCCCGGCTGCGACGGTCTCGAGCGCAAAGCGGCTCATGGGTCGATCGGCCTCCGATGCGCGGAAGTCCGAGGCGTTTGTGCCGTTCAGAATCGTTGCGGGCGAGAACGATACCGCGCGGATTCAGGTTTCGCGGGGAGACCGAGAAGAGGTCCACACCCCGCAAGAGATTGCGGCGGTGATTCTGCGGGAATTGAGACAGCGTGCGAGCAAAGCGCTGGGCGTTGAGGCTTCACGGGCGGTCATAACCGTCCCGGCGTACTTCGATGATGCGCAGCGCCAGGCGACCAAAGACGCGGGCCGGCTGGCCGGACTCGATGTGATCCGGATTGTGAACGAGCCCACTGCCGCGGCCTTGGCGTACGGGCTTGGCGCGGGTACTTCCGAGGAATCATCCGGCGAGCGGATCATCGCTGTTTACGACCTGGGCGGCGGCACTTTTGATGTGTCGATCCTGCGCATCACTCCCGCGCGCAACCAGGGAGAGACGAGCTTCTTCGAGGTTTTGGCGACGGCAGGTGACACGCACTTGGGAGGTGACGACGCCGACCACGCGCTGATGACATTCCTGCTCGGAGGCGATCCCGCGGGGCTATTTCCCGCCGATCGCCGGATCCTGAAGAACGAGGCCGAGTCGCTGAAGATTCGGCTGAGCGAGCATGAAGCCGTCAACTCTGAATTCGCGATCGCGGGGCGCACGCTCAGTCGGCTGGTGACACGTGAGCAGTACGAGAAGCTCATCTCGCCGCTCGTCGATCGCACGATCGAGCACTGCCGGCGAGCGATCGCCGACGCGGCACGAACGCTGAAATCGGAGTCGCCTCCCGCCATCGAGCGTGTGATCATGGTCGGCGGCATGACGCGGACGCCGCTGGTTCGAAGGCGAATCGGCGAGTTTTTTCATCTCGAGCCGTACATCGCGGTCGATCCGGATCAGGTTGTCGCGCTCGGAGCCGCGGTGCAGGCCTCGATCCTGACCGGCCGCACCAAGGGTGCGCTCCTGCTTGACGTCATTCCTCTTTCGCTCGGGATCGAGACAGTGGGGGGCGCGGTCGCGAAGCTCATCGTTCGAAACAGCACCGTCCCGGCGAAAGCGAGCGAGTTTTTCTCGACGAGCGTGGACAACCAGACCTCGATCCGGCTTTCGGTTTTTCAGGGTGAGCGAGAAATGGCGGCGGACTGCCGCAAGCTCGGCGAATTTCACGTCCGCGGCATCCCGCCGATGCCCGCCGGAATTCCGCAGCTCGAAGTTCGATTTCTGGTCGATTCGAGCGGCGTGCTGAATGTTTCGGCGCACGAGCGCCGAAGCGGGAAGAGAGCGGCGCTCCAGGTCATCCCGAATCACGGGCTGACGCGCGAAGAGGTCGACCGAATGGAACTGGAGAGCTACGCCCACGCTCGCGAGGACATGCAGCGACACCGCATCGTCGATCTCATCGCCAACTCAAAGTTGGATCTGAAGTGGATCGGAGAACGGTTCGAGCGGTTTAAAGACATACTCGAACCAGAGAACCGTGTCGAATTGCAGCGCCGCATGGAGGCTCTTCGCGACTTTGTGCAGAGCGCGGAAGCACAGTGGGATTCGGTGAACGCCGACGAGTTCCATCGCGCCAAGGAAGCGCTCGATCGGGCCAGCATGCGGCTCCAGGAAGTGGGTATCGCGATGTCACTCAAGGCAGAAGGCCGCAAGATTTGA